In Blastopirellula sp. J2-11, a single genomic region encodes these proteins:
- a CDS encoding ABC transporter ATP-binding protein codes for MRYLNKAIRLAWREYKWSIVLSVICSFLVGILWGANIGAVYPFAEVIFKGQNLHEWAERETLTCTTAIAEGNAKIAALRAEKNVDSAAVATEQQMVESWNSRLKNVEKTKPWIEKYAPTSPFNTLLGIVAFLAIGTALKCVFLMLSIVLMSRAAFRTSQTLQRQYFAKMLDLRLGKSATKDTGDSTARIGGDIGAVGNAISILLGKSLREPAKMFTCLAGAAYINWRLLLLSLLVCPLAAYLLMLLAKSIKRTSVHVMEARGRLIGFFIQIMNGYHVVKAYGNEDLENQRFIQKTDDVYRQQIKLEIYASLVRSNNELLGIGMVCLSLIAGGYLVLNQATHILGIRLADKPMDFGGIMTFYAFLIAAADPIRKLGDVFGAIQAGVAGAERVYAVLGAEPVIKDPEHPIPLVNGDICFHNVSFRYNESVTVLQETELTIRKGEKVAIVGPNGCGKSTLINLLLRFYDPDEGSITIGGVDLRAAKQADLRGRIGLVTQHTVLFNDSILENIRYGRLTATDEEVIRVGESAEVDAFVHTHTSHGYQSNCGESGSSLSGGQRQRISIARAMLKNPDIFIFDEATSQVDLESERLIHSAFERCVGDNTAILITHRPAALELADRIVVMNSGQIEAVGTHQDLLKTSATYYELYREETVLDRKAA; via the coding sequence ATGCGGTATCTCAATAAAGCGATTCGGTTAGCGTGGCGCGAGTACAAATGGTCGATCGTTCTGTCTGTCATCTGCTCCTTTCTTGTCGGCATCCTTTGGGGCGCCAACATCGGAGCGGTCTATCCTTTTGCAGAGGTAATCTTCAAAGGGCAGAATCTGCATGAGTGGGCTGAGCGCGAAACGTTGACTTGCACGACGGCGATTGCCGAAGGGAATGCGAAAATCGCCGCTCTACGCGCCGAAAAAAATGTTGATTCGGCCGCGGTTGCTACCGAACAGCAGATGGTGGAGAGCTGGAATTCGCGACTGAAAAACGTCGAGAAAACAAAGCCATGGATTGAAAAGTACGCGCCCACGAGTCCCTTCAATACGCTGCTGGGGATCGTCGCTTTTCTCGCCATCGGCACTGCGCTGAAGTGCGTCTTTCTGATGCTCAGTATCGTGCTGATGTCGCGGGCCGCATTTCGCACTTCCCAAACATTGCAGCGACAATATTTTGCAAAAATGCTTGACCTGCGTTTGGGAAAATCGGCCACGAAAGATACCGGCGATTCGACAGCTCGCATCGGCGGCGACATCGGCGCTGTCGGCAACGCCATCTCAATCCTGCTTGGAAAATCGCTGCGTGAACCGGCCAAGATGTTCACTTGCTTGGCAGGCGCCGCTTACATCAATTGGCGACTATTGTTATTGTCGCTGCTAGTCTGCCCCTTGGCCGCCTATCTGCTGATGTTGTTGGCCAAGTCGATCAAACGGACCAGTGTGCATGTGATGGAGGCACGTGGCCGACTGATTGGATTCTTTATTCAGATTATGAACGGATATCACGTCGTCAAAGCCTATGGCAATGAGGACCTGGAAAATCAACGGTTCATTCAGAAAACCGACGATGTTTACCGTCAACAAATAAAACTGGAGATCTACGCATCGCTCGTGCGATCCAACAACGAGTTGTTGGGAATCGGAATGGTCTGCCTTTCGCTCATCGCTGGCGGCTACCTCGTCCTGAACCAAGCGACGCATATTTTGGGAATCCGCTTGGCGGATAAACCGATGGACTTTGGCGGAATCATGACATTTTACGCCTTCTTGATTGCGGCGGCTGATCCGATCCGCAAACTGGGAGACGTTTTCGGCGCGATTCAAGCAGGAGTCGCCGGCGCCGAACGAGTCTACGCCGTTCTCGGCGCTGAGCCTGTAATCAAAGATCCCGAGCACCCAATTCCGCTCGTTAACGGCGATATCTGCTTTCACAACGTTTCGTTTCGATACAACGAGAGCGTCACGGTACTGCAGGAAACCGAACTAACCATTCGCAAAGGCGAAAAGGTGGCGATCGTCGGCCCCAATGGATGCGGAAAAAGCACGCTCATCAATCTGTTGCTACGATTTTACGATCCTGATGAAGGCTCCATCACAATTGGAGGCGTTGATCTCCGCGCCGCCAAACAGGCGGATCTGCGTGGCCGTATCGGCCTGGTCACTCAACATACGGTCCTGTTTAACGATTCGATCCTCGAGAATATACGATATGGTCGCCTAACCGCTACGGATGAAGAAGTCATTCGCGTTGGTGAGTCCGCCGAAGTCGACGCATTCGTCCACACCCATACTTCGCATGGCTATCAGTCGAATTGCGGCGAGTCCGGTTCGTCCCTCTCGGGCGGTCAAAGACAACGCATCTCGATTGCTCGCGCCATGTTGAAAAATCCAGATATTTTCATCTTCGACGAAGCGACCAGCCAGGTCGATCTGGAGAGCGAGCGTTTGATTCACTCGGCGTTCGAGCGCTGCGTCGGCGACAATACTGCAATCCTAATCACTCATCGCCCAGCCGCCCTGGAGCTTGCCGATCGCATTGTCGTCATGAATTCAGGTCAAATCGAAGCGGTCGGCACGCACCAAGACCTCCTAAAAACGAGCGCGACCTACTACGAACTCTATCGTGAAGAAACCGTGTTGGACCGGAAAGCGGCGTAA
- a CDS encoding class I SAM-dependent methyltransferase, whose protein sequence is MLRKFTRATKRFLRFPFPHQRKNPYGASTAIGDQSIYSQDAAPNYDKLRVVDAAGLSSSSDTDNYTLQSCLCTRSQLESPAFRTWTARMHEPWHLHRKLWEFCYIAQTLYERGLLSAGRRGLGFAVGEEPLPSLFASLGCEIIASDLAADDDRSQVWANTNQLATCLDHLNNRGICEQEQFRRNVRFRPVDMNQIPEDLTDFDFTWSSCSFEHCGSIELGKRFLREQLKCLKPGGIAVHTTEFNLTSCEKTIEEGTTVFFRRKDIEAIFCDLQAEGHTVELLQLDTGNTPEDEHVDIFPYSSNPHLKLLDSQDRFVTTSIGLIIRKAGVANASAISGAA, encoded by the coding sequence ATGCTGCGAAAGTTTACTCGAGCGACCAAACGATTCCTGAGGTTCCCTTTCCCTCACCAACGCAAAAATCCCTATGGGGCCTCGACGGCCATCGGCGATCAGTCGATCTACAGCCAGGATGCGGCTCCTAATTATGACAAACTGCGCGTCGTTGATGCCGCTGGACTCTCCAGTTCAAGCGATACTGACAACTACACGCTTCAGTCTTGCTTATGCACGCGTAGCCAGCTGGAGTCGCCCGCTTTTCGCACATGGACGGCGCGGATGCACGAACCTTGGCACTTGCATCGAAAGCTCTGGGAGTTCTGTTATATCGCTCAAACGCTTTATGAACGGGGCTTACTCTCCGCCGGACGACGCGGACTTGGTTTCGCGGTCGGAGAAGAGCCTCTTCCAAGTCTGTTCGCCAGCTTAGGGTGCGAAATCATCGCATCCGATCTGGCCGCCGATGATGATCGCTCCCAAGTCTGGGCCAATACCAACCAGCTGGCGACTTGCCTGGATCATCTCAACAATCGAGGAATCTGCGAGCAGGAGCAATTCCGCCGCAATGTTCGCTTTCGGCCTGTCGACATGAACCAGATCCCTGAGGATCTCACTGATTTCGACTTCACCTGGTCTTCATGCTCTTTCGAGCATTGCGGTTCGATCGAGCTAGGAAAGCGATTCCTGCGAGAGCAACTAAAGTGCTTGAAGCCAGGCGGAATCGCCGTTCATACCACCGAATTCAACCTGACTTCCTGCGAAAAAACAATCGAAGAGGGAACAACTGTCTTCTTTCGCCGCAAAGATATCGAGGCGATCTTTTGCGATTTGCAAGCGGAAGGACACACGGTAGAGCTGCTACAGCTTGATACCGGGAATACTCCGGAAGATGAACATGTCGATATATTCCCGTACTCGAGCAACCCGCATTTGAAGCTTTTGGATTCCCAAGATCGCTTTGTCACAACATCTATTGGATTGATCATCCGCAAAGCCGGAGTTGCGAATGCGTCGGCAATTTCCGGCGCCGCTTAG
- a CDS encoding glycosyltransferase family 4 protein — MLQVVLDLEKLRQPYCGLGQFARYLGDTLVEELKLRGIEPIILARKPQLAHFSHVRSLEANLWRKEFLQRHSRRFYPGALDKNLIWHATHQQTRYLPRHPQTPVLLTIHDLNFLREKSSAKIARERLRHQRIMDRATEIVTISQFVAEEVRAEMNVGEKPIHVIYNGVSRAPTEPVRPAFIRDDRPFLFSIGLIQRKKNFHVLIDLIERAGDYRMILAGIKSDAYAEEIEEQIRLRGLSDRFLLPGPVSEGEREWLYQNCSAFLFPSITEGFGLPPIEAMLGGKPTFLSRRTSLPEIGGDLAFYWDEFSGDHLYQRFVDGMRRYSEDPLYAERLKAHAGQFCWRKAARQYVDLYESIGGIRRSHISSAA, encoded by the coding sequence ATGTTACAAGTTGTTCTCGATCTTGAAAAACTGCGTCAGCCGTATTGCGGTTTAGGGCAGTTTGCACGGTATCTCGGCGACACTCTCGTCGAAGAGTTGAAGCTGCGCGGAATCGAGCCCATCATCTTGGCTCGCAAGCCGCAACTTGCCCATTTTTCGCATGTGCGCAGCTTAGAGGCGAATCTGTGGCGCAAAGAATTTTTGCAGCGTCACTCGCGTCGATTTTACCCGGGTGCGCTCGACAAAAATCTGATCTGGCATGCGACCCATCAGCAGACGCGCTACTTGCCGCGACATCCGCAGACGCCGGTTTTGCTGACGATCCATGATTTGAATTTTCTGCGGGAGAAGTCCTCCGCCAAAATTGCTCGCGAACGACTGCGACACCAACGGATCATGGATCGAGCGACCGAGATCGTCACGATTTCTCAGTTTGTCGCCGAGGAAGTTCGTGCAGAGATGAACGTCGGCGAAAAACCGATTCATGTGATTTACAACGGAGTTTCGCGAGCGCCGACCGAGCCAGTGCGCCCTGCTTTTATCAGGGATGATCGACCGTTTCTGTTCTCCATCGGACTGATTCAACGTAAGAAGAACTTTCACGTCCTGATTGATCTGATCGAGCGTGCTGGCGACTATCGCATGATTTTGGCCGGCATTAAAAGCGACGCCTACGCGGAGGAGATCGAAGAACAAATTCGTCTACGAGGTCTCAGCGATCGCTTTTTGCTGCCTGGTCCGGTCAGCGAAGGGGAACGCGAATGGCTATATCAAAATTGCTCGGCGTTTTTGTTTCCTTCGATCACCGAAGGATTTGGCTTGCCTCCGATCGAAGCGATGCTCGGCGGGAAGCCAACGTTCCTTTCACGTCGCACGAGTCTGCCGGAAATCGGGGGAGATCTGGCGTTCTACTGGGATGAATTTAGCGGCGACCATCTCTATCAGCGGTTTGTAGACGGCATGCGTCGCTACTCTGAAGATCCTCTCTACGCAGAGCGACTCAAAGCTCACGCAGGTCAGTTTTGTTGGCGCAAAGCGGCGCGGCAGTACGTTGATCTCTACGAATCGATCGGCGGAATTCGACGCAGCCACATTTCGTCCGCCGCGTAA